A genomic stretch from Myxocyprinus asiaticus isolate MX2 ecotype Aquarium Trade chromosome 24, UBuf_Myxa_2, whole genome shotgun sequence includes:
- the LOC127415422 gene encoding ubiquitin recognition factor in ER-associated degradation protein 1-like isoform X1, which translates to MFSFNMFEPHVGRVFQNRFSTQYRCYSVSMLAGPNDRSDVEKGGKIIMPPSALDQLSRLNITYPMLFKLTNKNSDRMTHCGVLEFVADEGICYLPHWMMQNLLLEEGGLVQVESVNLMVATYSKFQPQSPDFLDITNPKAVLENALRNFACLTTGDVIAINYNEKIYELRVMETKPDKAVSIIECDMNVDFDAPLGYKEPERHMQHPEEPTEEETDPSNYEMDLGFRAFTGSGNRLDGKKKGIEPSPVPIDPSDIKRGIPNYEYKIGRITFIRNARQQPRKIDTDESASNFIAFSGEGKSLRKKGRNP; encoded by the exons ATG TTCTCCTTCAACATGTTCGAGCCCCATGTGGGTCGGGTCTTCCAGAACCGTTTCTCCACCCAGTACCGCTGTTACTCTGTGTCCATGCTTGCGGGGCCCAATGACCGCTCAGATGTGGAGAAAGGAGGGAAGA TAATTATGCCCCCATCTGCTTTGGACCAGCTGA GCAGACTTAATATCACATACCCCATGCTGTTCAAACTCACCAATAAGAATTCAGACAGAATGACACACTGTGGCGTTCTGGAGTTTGTGGCCGATGAAGGAATCTGTTATCTCCCCCACTGG ATGATGCAAAACTTGCTGTTGGAAGAAGGAGGTTTGGTCCAGGTGGAGAGTGTCAATCTCATGGTGGCCACATACTCCAAATTTCAGCCTCAGAGTCCAGACTTCCTGGATATCACAAACCCTAAAGCAGT ATTAGAGAATGCTTTGAGAAATTTTGCCTGTTTGACCACAGGAGATGTGATTGCAATCAACTATAATGAAAAG ATCTACGAGTTACGTGTCATGGAAACTAAACCAGACAAGGCCGTGTCCATCATTGAGTGCGATATGAAt GTGGACTTTGATGCTCCTCTTGGTTATAAAGAACCAGAAAGACACATGCAGCATCCTGAAGAACCAACT GAGGAGGAAACAGATCCCAGTAACTATGAAATGGACCTTGGCTTTAGA GCATTTACAGGCTCTGGGAATCGTCTAGATGGGAAGAAGAAAGGCATTGAGCCCAGTCCAGTACCCATCGACCCCAGTGACATCAAACG TGGAATTCCTAACTATGAGTACAAAATCGGAAGGATCACCTTCATCCGAAATGCAAGACAACAGCCCCGCAAGATAGACACG GATGAATCTGCCAGTAACTTCATTGCATTCTCTGGGGAAGGAAAGTCCTTGCGCAAAAAGGGCAGAAATCCGtga
- the LOC127415422 gene encoding ubiquitin recognition factor in ER-associated degradation protein 1-like isoform X2, which produces MFEPHVGRVFQNRFSTQYRCYSVSMLAGPNDRSDVEKGGKIIMPPSALDQLSRLNITYPMLFKLTNKNSDRMTHCGVLEFVADEGICYLPHWMMQNLLLEEGGLVQVESVNLMVATYSKFQPQSPDFLDITNPKAVLENALRNFACLTTGDVIAINYNEKIYELRVMETKPDKAVSIIECDMNVDFDAPLGYKEPERHMQHPEEPTEEETDPSNYEMDLGFRAFTGSGNRLDGKKKGIEPSPVPIDPSDIKRGIPNYEYKIGRITFIRNARQQPRKIDTDESASNFIAFSGEGKSLRKKGRNP; this is translated from the exons ATGTTCGAGCCCCATGTGGGTCGGGTCTTCCAGAACCGTTTCTCCACCCAGTACCGCTGTTACTCTGTGTCCATGCTTGCGGGGCCCAATGACCGCTCAGATGTGGAGAAAGGAGGGAAGA TAATTATGCCCCCATCTGCTTTGGACCAGCTGA GCAGACTTAATATCACATACCCCATGCTGTTCAAACTCACCAATAAGAATTCAGACAGAATGACACACTGTGGCGTTCTGGAGTTTGTGGCCGATGAAGGAATCTGTTATCTCCCCCACTGG ATGATGCAAAACTTGCTGTTGGAAGAAGGAGGTTTGGTCCAGGTGGAGAGTGTCAATCTCATGGTGGCCACATACTCCAAATTTCAGCCTCAGAGTCCAGACTTCCTGGATATCACAAACCCTAAAGCAGT ATTAGAGAATGCTTTGAGAAATTTTGCCTGTTTGACCACAGGAGATGTGATTGCAATCAACTATAATGAAAAG ATCTACGAGTTACGTGTCATGGAAACTAAACCAGACAAGGCCGTGTCCATCATTGAGTGCGATATGAAt GTGGACTTTGATGCTCCTCTTGGTTATAAAGAACCAGAAAGACACATGCAGCATCCTGAAGAACCAACT GAGGAGGAAACAGATCCCAGTAACTATGAAATGGACCTTGGCTTTAGA GCATTTACAGGCTCTGGGAATCGTCTAGATGGGAAGAAGAAAGGCATTGAGCCCAGTCCAGTACCCATCGACCCCAGTGACATCAAACG TGGAATTCCTAACTATGAGTACAAAATCGGAAGGATCACCTTCATCCGAAATGCAAGACAACAGCCCCGCAAGATAGACACG GATGAATCTGCCAGTAACTTCATTGCATTCTCTGGGGAAGGAAAGTCCTTGCGCAAAAAGGGCAGAAATCCGtga
- the LOC127415312 gene encoding cell division control protein 45 homolog — translation MFVTDIRKDFYDVVVNQRVALLVSPDIDGLCACKVLQALFHCDQVQYTLVPVMGWQDLGTAFMEHKEQYQYFVLINCGANVDLLETLQPEEDSVFFICDTHRPVDVVNVYNDTQIKLLIKQDDDLGVPSYDDIFRDDEEEGDGNDSGNESDGSTEPSGKRRRYDEGALERRIERQRARREWEARRREILFDYEQFEFHGTSAAMVMFELAWVMSKDTKDMLWWSVIGLTDQWVHDKIPHMKYVTDIATLQRHVSRHNHRNEDEENSLSIDCMRISFEYDLRLVLYQHWSLYESIRNSCYTSCSFKIWSMNGQKKLQEFLADMGLPLKQVRQKFNSMDMSIKENLREVIEESANKFGMKDIRVQTFGVHFGFKNKFLASDVVHAAAALLENVEKDETPTDNFIKALDCLSRSNLERLHLGIDLAKKKLKAIQQTVASCICTNLILSQGPFLYCHLMEGTPDVKLFSKPLALTLLCKYLLKAFVCSTRNKRCKILPLIMAAPLDVEKGTVIVLGIPPESDTSDKKNFFGRAFEKAAESTSSRTLHDHFDTSIIELKMEDRGKFLDALITLLS, via the exons ATGTTTGTGACCGATATTCGAAAGGATTTTTATGATGTTGTCGTTAATCAG AGAGTGGCTTTGCTGGTGTCCCCTGACATTGATGGCCTCTGTGCATGTAAAGTGCTGCAG GCTCTGTTTCACTGTGATCAAGTCCAGTACACACTGGTTCCTGTCATGGGATGGCAGGATTTGGGGACTGCATTTATGGAGCACAAAGAGCAG TACCAGTATTTTGTTTTGATAAACTGTGGGGCAAATGTGGACCTGCTGGAGACCCTTCAGCCTGAGGAAGACTCTGTGTTCTTCATCTGTGATACGCATAGACCTGTTGATGTTGTCAATGTCTACAATGACACTCAG ATTAAGCTCCTGATAAAGCAAGATGATGATCTTGGCGTTCCATCCTACGATGACATCTTCCGTGATGATGAGGAAGAAGGTGACGGAAATGATTCTGGGAATGAGAGCGATGGCAGCACAGAGCCTTCTGGGAAACGGAGGCGTTATGACGAG GGTGCATTGGAAAGGAGAATAGAGCGGCAACGGGCTCGACGTGAATGGGAAGCTCGCAG GAGAGAGATTCTGTTTGACTATGAGCAATTTGAGTTCCATGGAACCTCC GCAGCAATGGTGATGTTTGAGCTGGCCTGGGTAATGTCTAAAGACACCAAAGACATGCTGTG GTGGAGCGTTATTGGACTGACTGATCAGTGGGTTCACGACAAAATTCCACA CATGAAATATGTGACGGACATCGCTACTCTGCAACGTCACGTGTCCCGACACAACCATAGAAATGAGGATGAAGAGAATTCGCTCTCCATCGACTGCATGAGGATCTCATTTGAATACGA TCTGCGTTTGGTGTTGTATCAGCACTGGTCTCTGTATGAGAGCATCCGTAACTCCTGCTACACTTCCTGCAGCTTTAAAATCTGGTCTATGAATGGACAGAAGAAACTGCAGGAGTTCCTGGCAGACATGGG TCTCCCACTCAAGCAGGTGCGTCAGAAGTTTAACTCCATGGATATGTCGATCAAAGAGAACCTGCGTGAAGTCATCGAGGAATCGGCCAATAAATTTGG TATGAAAGATATTCGTGTTCAGACGTTCGGCGTACACTTTGGCTTTAAGAACAAATTTCTGGCCAGTGATGTAGTTCACGCCGCTGCCGCCCTCCTGGAGAACGTGGAGAAGGACGAAACGCCAACAGACAACTTCATCAAAGCTCTGGACTGTCTGTCCCG GAGTAATCTGGAGCGGTTGCATTTAGGTATCGATCTGGCGAAGAAGAAACTAAAGGCCATTCAGCAGACGGTGGCGAGCTGCATTTGCACAAACCTCATATTGTCACAGGGCCCTTTCCTTTACTGTCATTTAATGGAG GGAACACCAGACGTGAAGCTGTTCTCCAAACCTCTGGCACTGACTCTGCTTTGCAAATATCTGCTCAAAGCTTTCGTCTGCTCT ACAAGAAATAAGCGTTGTAAAATCTTGCCGTTGATAATGGCCGCACCTCTCGATGTGGAAAAGGGAACTGTGATCGTCCTGGGAATTCCACCAGAGTCAGACACTTCCGACAAGAAAAA TTTCTTTGGCAGGGCTTTTGAAAAGGCTGCTGAGAGCACCAGCTCCAGAACTCTGCATGATCATTTTGACACATCAA tAATTGAGCTAAAGATGGAGGATCGGGGCAAGTTTCTGGATGCGCTCATCACCCTGCTATCGTAA